A window of Lytechinus pictus isolate F3 Inbred chromosome 7, Lp3.0, whole genome shotgun sequence contains these coding sequences:
- the LOC129264493 gene encoding DNA-directed RNA polymerase III subunit RPC6-like, translated as MSAGEKKESPDAMNLEERILELCKGESDGIRDSAIQKQLPNIDAQQRVSAVNRLLSSGKIDLVKTSTELLYRLKDPGVVSKIKGADNQERLVYQIIEQSGNKGIWTRDIRLKSNLQLTQLNKILKNLESRKLIKAVKSVGAARKKAYMLFNLTPDPSVTGGTWYSDQEFESEFVEVLNQQCFKFLQQKVESVSALHLDPLLKRNRSYVTPEEVWKFITELRISKVDLSVDDITTILNTLIYDGKVEMTINAGPGTSSSDSSSKLYRAIQPLTPPTGLMRSPCGVCPVFNQCYEGGAISPATCIYMKEWMDY; from the exons ATGAGTGCAGGAGAAAAGAAGGAATCACCAGATGCTATGAATCTAGAGGAGAG AATCCTGGAACTATGTAAAGGAGAATCAGATGGTATTCGAGATTCGGCTATTCAGAAGCAACTTCCAAACATTGATGCTCAACAGAGAGTATCGGCTGTCAACAGACTTCTTTCATCA GGTAAAATAGACTTGGTGAAGACAAGCACTGAATTGCTGTACCGTTTGAAGGATCCTGGTGTTGTAAG tAAAATCAAAGGAGCTGATAATCAGGAACGTCTTGTATATCAGATCATCGAGCAATCAGGCAACAAGGGAATATGGACACGAGATATCCGATTAAAGAGCAATCTACAACTAACTCAACTCAACAAGATTCTGAAGAATTTAGAGAGTAGGAAACTCATCAAGGCTGTCAAGTCTGTTGGG GCAGCAAGGAAAAAGGCATACATGCTCTTTAATCTGACCCCTGACCCCTCAGTGACCGGCGGAACATGGTATAGTGATCAGGAGTTCGAGTCAGAATTTGTAGAAGTCCTGAACCAACAGTGCTTCAAGTTTCTTCAACAAAAG GTTGAAAGTGTTTCAGCCCTACACCTTGATCCATTACTGAAAAGGAATAGATCATACGTTACACCAGAAGAGGTCTGGAAATTCATCACCGAGCTTCGGATCAGCAAG GTTGATTTATCGGTGGATGACATCACTACCATTCTAAACACACTCATCTATGACGGCAAGGTTGAGATGACAATCAACGCTGGACCGGGAACATCATCATCGGATTCGTCGTCAAAGCTCTATCGTGCCATACAACCTTTGACCCCACCCACAGGGCTCATGAGGTCACCATGTGGTGTCTGTCCA GTGTTCAATCAGTGCTACGAAGGAGGAGCCATTTCACCAGCAACCTGTATATAcatgaaagaatggatggactACTGA